From the genome of Flavobacterium luteolum, one region includes:
- a CDS encoding helix-turn-helix domain-containing protein, giving the protein MEKKNNNPEKISSISQFHDLLQLPKPLHPMVSLVDNTQLVINENLANHAFMLDFYKISYKFSTKGKMGYGQGYYDFNEGGLLFASPTQLIFTENEEGVEYGGYTLLFHPDFIRNYPLGKSIKKYGFFSYDTNEALHLSDSEKTIIIGLLQSIDNELNTAIDEMSQDVIVSYIDVLLNYSNRFYKRQFITRKTISNDLLLKVEETLDSYISNAETLKRGLPTVEFLASQINVSSHYLSDMLRNLTGLNAQQHIHSKLIEKSKDFLITTNLSVAEIAYQLGFEYPQSFSKLFKKKTSLTPLEFKNSLN; this is encoded by the coding sequence ATGGAAAAGAAAAACAATAATCCAGAAAAAATCTCTTCTATATCGCAGTTTCATGACCTGCTTCAACTTCCAAAACCACTTCATCCGATGGTGAGTTTGGTAGACAATACACAGTTGGTTATAAATGAAAATTTAGCGAATCATGCCTTTATGCTTGATTTTTATAAGATCTCTTATAAGTTTTCTACCAAAGGAAAAATGGGCTACGGTCAAGGCTATTATGATTTCAACGAAGGCGGACTCCTATTTGCTTCTCCAACTCAGTTAATTTTTACTGAAAATGAAGAAGGCGTTGAATATGGCGGTTATACCCTTTTATTTCATCCTGATTTTATTCGAAATTATCCTTTGGGAAAAAGCATCAAAAAATATGGCTTCTTTTCTTATGACACCAATGAAGCTCTGCACCTTTCAGACAGTGAAAAAACAATTATTATTGGATTATTACAAAGCATCGACAACGAACTCAATACCGCAATTGACGAAATGAGTCAAGACGTGATTGTATCTTACATTGATGTTTTGCTGAATTACAGCAATCGTTTTTACAAGCGCCAATTCATTACCAGAAAAACCATCAGTAACGATTTATTATTAAAAGTCGAAGAAACTCTGGATAGCTATATTAGTAATGCAGAAACCTTAAAAAGAGGATTGCCAACAGTAGAATTTCTGGCTTCACAGATTAATGTTTCAAGTCATTATCTCAGCGATATGCTTCGTAATTTAACTGGGTTAAATGCGCAACAGCATATTCATTCAAAATTAATAGAAAAATCAAAAGATTTCTTGATTACTACCAATCTTTCGGTAGCAGAAATTGCTTATCAGTTAGGTTTTGAATATCCGCAATCGTTTAGTAAATTATTCAAAAAGAAAACCAGTCTTACTCCATTAGAATTTAAAAATTCGTTGAATTAA
- a CDS encoding tRNA1(Val) (adenine(37)-N6)-methyltransferase — MFQFKQFSVKQDKTAMKVGTDGVLLGAWAPIHHNPFSILDVGAGTGIIALMLAQRTHAEQIDALEIDEDAYEQAVENFESSPWGDRLFCFHAGLDEFIEEPEDEYDLIVSNPPFYAEDYKTESEQRDLARFQDAMPFEELVEAADLLLSENGIFALIIPFKEEEKFIALAKESELYPIKITRVKGTPKSEIKRSLLAFSRNEVPEIEIDELIIEIDRHVYTPEYIELTKDFYLKM; from the coding sequence ATGTTTCAGTTTAAGCAATTTTCTGTTAAACAAGACAAAACCGCTATGAAAGTAGGCACAGATGGTGTTTTACTTGGCGCTTGGGCTCCTATTCATCATAATCCGTTTAGTATTTTAGATGTTGGCGCTGGAACTGGAATTATTGCTTTAATGCTCGCTCAACGAACTCATGCAGAACAAATTGATGCGCTTGAAATTGATGAAGACGCTTACGAACAAGCGGTAGAAAATTTTGAAAGTTCCCCTTGGGGTGATCGCTTATTCTGCTTTCACGCTGGTTTAGATGAATTTATTGAAGAACCGGAAGATGAATATGATTTAATTGTTTCTAATCCGCCTTTTTATGCAGAAGATTATAAAACAGAAAGTGAGCAACGTGATTTAGCTCGTTTTCAAGACGCAATGCCATTTGAAGAATTGGTTGAAGCTGCCGATTTATTACTTTCAGAAAACGGAATATTTGCTTTAATTATTCCCTTCAAAGAAGAAGAAAAATTTATTGCCCTAGCAAAAGAATCAGAACTTTATCCAATAAAAATCACTAGAGTTAAAGGAACTCCAAAATCGGAAATTAAGCGTAGTTTATTAGCTTTTAGCCGTAATGAAGTTCCTGAAATTGAAATCGACGAACTTATTATCGAAATCGACAGACACGTTTATACTCCTGAATATATTGAATTGACTAAAGATTTTTATTTAAAGATGTAA
- a CDS encoding SDR family oxidoreductase, producing the protein MKTIFITGASSGLGKATAKLFHEQGWNVIATMRNPEKETELSQLKNVTLLPLDVTNYDQIQTTVKKALELSDIDIVFNNAGYGLIGPLESLTDDQITKQLDTNLLGVIRVTNAFIPYFRERKNGSFISTTSIGGLIAFPLGSIYHATKWGLEGWSESMAYELNPFGIKIKTVSPGAIKTEFLHGSLDTSTLPEYETMTNKMFGNVDVMFEMASTPEQIADVVYEAATDGKNQLRYVAGEDAKALYKQRLEVGDEVFRSEFGKQFFGE; encoded by the coding sequence ATGAAAACAATTTTTATCACAGGCGCATCATCAGGTTTAGGAAAAGCAACAGCAAAATTATTCCACGAACAAGGCTGGAATGTAATCGCAACAATGAGAAATCCTGAAAAAGAAACAGAACTCTCTCAATTAAAAAACGTAACGCTTTTACCTTTAGACGTTACCAATTACGACCAGATACAAACTACAGTTAAAAAAGCGTTAGAATTAAGCGACATTGATATCGTATTTAACAATGCTGGATATGGATTGATTGGCCCTTTGGAAAGCTTAACAGATGATCAAATCACAAAACAATTGGACACTAATTTATTGGGAGTAATCAGAGTTACAAATGCATTCATTCCATATTTCAGAGAAAGAAAAAATGGTTCATTCATTTCAACAACATCTATTGGAGGTTTGATTGCTTTTCCTTTAGGATCAATCTATCACGCCACAAAATGGGGATTAGAAGGCTGGAGCGAAAGTATGGCTTACGAATTAAATCCGTTTGGAATAAAAATTAAAACAGTTTCTCCTGGAGCAATCAAAACCGAATTCCTTCATGGTTCACTTGACACAAGCACTCTTCCAGAATATGAAACAATGACTAATAAAATGTTTGGAAACGTTGACGTTATGTTTGAAATGGCATCAACTCCGGAGCAAATTGCCGACGTAGTTTATGAAGCTGCTACAGATGGAAAAAACCAATTAAGATATGTTGCTGGCGAAGATGCAAAAGCGCTTTACAAACAAAGATTGGAAGTTGGGGACGAAGTCTTTCGTTCTGAATTCGGAAAACAATTTTTTGGAGAATAA
- the leuC gene encoding 3-isopropylmalate dehydratase large subunit translates to MSKTLFDKVWDSHVVRKIEDGPDVFFIDRHFIHEVTSPVAFLGLKSRGVNVLYPERTFATADHNTPTINQHLPVQDPLSANQLQALEDNANEYGISHWGLGHQKNGIVHVVGPENGITLPGATIVCGDSHTSTHGAFGAIAFGIGTSEVEMVLSTQCIMQPKPKKMRINVNGKLSKGVGPKDVALYIIAQLTTSGGTGYFVEYAGDVFENMTMEGRMTVCNLSIEMGARGGMIAPDQTTFDFLEGRLYAPKGEAWTKAVEYWKTLKTDADAVFDAELNIKAEDIEPMITYGTNPGMGIGITKHIPSAKEVEGGEETYKKSLAYMGFHEDDVMIGKQIDYVFLGSCTNGRIEDFRAFAEIVKGRKKADNVTAWLVPGSHVVEAQIKEEGILDILTEAGFVLRQPGCSACLAMNDDKVPAGKYAVSTSNRNFEGRQGPGSRTLLASPIMAAAAAVTGKLTDPRELF, encoded by the coding sequence ATGAGTAAGACATTATTTGACAAAGTATGGGATTCACATGTTGTGCGTAAAATTGAAGATGGACCAGATGTGTTTTTTATTGACCGCCATTTCATTCATGAAGTTACGAGTCCTGTTGCTTTTTTAGGATTAAAATCAAGAGGCGTTAACGTATTATATCCGGAACGTACTTTTGCAACTGCCGACCACAATACACCAACCATAAACCAACATTTACCAGTTCAAGATCCGCTTTCTGCTAATCAGCTTCAAGCTCTTGAAGACAACGCTAACGAATACGGAATTTCGCACTGGGGATTAGGTCACCAAAAAAATGGAATTGTACACGTAGTAGGTCCTGAAAACGGAATTACTTTGCCAGGTGCTACTATTGTATGCGGGGATTCGCATACGTCTACTCACGGTGCTTTTGGAGCTATCGCTTTTGGTATCGGAACATCTGAGGTTGAGATGGTGCTTTCTACTCAATGTATTATGCAGCCAAAACCAAAGAAAATGCGTATTAACGTAAACGGTAAATTAAGCAAAGGTGTTGGTCCAAAAGACGTTGCGCTTTATATTATCGCTCAATTAACTACTTCTGGAGGTACAGGTTATTTTGTTGAATATGCTGGTGATGTTTTTGAAAACATGACTATGGAAGGCCGTATGACAGTTTGTAATTTAAGTATCGAAATGGGTGCTCGTGGAGGAATGATTGCTCCTGACCAAACTACTTTTGATTTCCTTGAAGGAAGACTTTATGCTCCAAAAGGAGAAGCTTGGACTAAAGCTGTTGAATACTGGAAAACGCTAAAAACTGATGCTGATGCTGTATTTGATGCTGAATTAAACATCAAAGCTGAAGACATTGAACCAATGATTACTTATGGTACTAACCCAGGAATGGGAATTGGTATCACAAAACATATCCCAAGTGCAAAAGAAGTTGAAGGTGGTGAGGAAACTTACAAAAAATCTTTGGCTTACATGGGCTTCCACGAAGACGATGTAATGATTGGGAAACAAATTGATTACGTTTTCTTAGGAAGTTGTACAAACGGACGTATTGAAGATTTTAGAGCTTTTGCTGAAATCGTAAAAGGAAGAAAAAAAGCAGATAATGTTACAGCTTGGTTAGTTCCTGGTTCTCACGTTGTTGAAGCGCAGATTAAAGAAGAAGGTATTTTAGATATTTTGACTGAAGCTGGTTTCGTATTACGTCAGCCGGGTTGTTCTGCTTGTTTAGCAATGAACGATGATAAAGTTCCGGCTGGAAAATATGCAGTAAGTACTTCAAACAGAAACTTTGAAGGCCGTCAAGGTCCTGGATCAAGAACGCTTTTAGCAAGTCCAATTATGGCTGCTGCAGCTGCTGTTACAGGAAAACTAACAGATCCGAGAGAGCTTTTTTAA
- the leuB gene encoding 3-isopropylmalate dehydrogenase, with translation MKLNIALLAGDGIGPEVINEAVKVSDAVAKKFGHEITWKPALTGAAAIDAVGEPYPDSTHEVCKNADAVLFGAIGHPKYDNDPSAPVRPEQGLLKMRKALGLFANVRPTFTFPSLLDKSPLKRERIEGTDLVFLRELTGGIYFGEKGRKDDGDTAYDNCVYTRAEVQRLAKKGFELAMTRSKKLCCVDKANVLETSRLWRETVQAMEKDYPEVEVSYEFVDAVAMRLVQWPNSYDVLITENLFGDILTDEASVISGSMGLMPSASMGAEVSLFEPIHGSYPQATGLNIANPMATILSAAMMFENFGLMEEGKAMRDAVNKALEAGVVTEDLANGGKAYGTKEVGDWLAANV, from the coding sequence ATGAAATTAAACATAGCCCTTTTAGCCGGCGACGGAATCGGACCAGAAGTAATAAATGAAGCAGTAAAAGTATCTGATGCTGTTGCAAAAAAGTTCGGACATGAAATTACTTGGAAACCAGCTTTAACTGGAGCAGCTGCAATTGATGCAGTAGGTGAACCTTATCCGGATTCAACACACGAAGTTTGTAAAAATGCCGATGCCGTTCTTTTTGGAGCAATCGGACACCCTAAATATGATAATGATCCTTCTGCACCTGTAAGGCCAGAACAAGGTTTACTAAAAATGCGTAAAGCTTTAGGTTTGTTCGCAAATGTAAGACCAACTTTTACTTTCCCATCATTATTAGATAAATCTCCTTTAAAAAGAGAAAGAATTGAAGGAACTGATTTAGTTTTCTTAAGAGAATTGACAGGTGGAATTTACTTTGGTGAAAAAGGAAGAAAAGATGACGGAGATACAGCTTATGATAACTGCGTTTACACAAGAGCCGAAGTACAGCGTTTAGCTAAAAAAGGTTTTGAATTAGCTATGACACGTTCTAAAAAATTATGTTGCGTGGATAAAGCAAACGTTTTGGAAACTTCACGTTTGTGGAGAGAAACTGTTCAGGCAATGGAAAAAGATTATCCAGAAGTTGAAGTTAGCTACGAATTTGTTGATGCAGTTGCAATGCGTTTAGTTCAATGGCCAAATTCTTATGACGTATTAATTACTGAAAACTTATTTGGAGACATCTTAACAGACGAAGCTTCAGTAATTTCAGGTTCAATGGGATTAATGCCTTCTGCATCTATGGGAGCTGAAGTATCTTTATTCGAACCTATTCACGGATCTTATCCACAAGCTACCGGATTAAACATTGCTAACCCAATGGCTACTATTTTGTCTGCTGCCATGATGTTCGAAAATTTCGGATTGATGGAAGAAGGAAAAGCGATGAGAGATGCTGTAAATAAAGCTTTAGAAGCTGGAGTAGTTACAGAAGATTTAGCTAATGGAGGCAAAGCATACGGCACTAAAGAAGTTGGTGACTGGTTAGCTGCGAATGTATAA
- the rimM gene encoding ribosome maturation factor RimM (Essential for efficient processing of 16S rRNA), translating into MRKEDCFYLGKIAKKFSFKGEVLVYLDTDEPELYENLESVFVEHNKHLVPFFIEKSSLHKNDFLRVSFEDVNTEEDADALIGNGVFLPLSMLPKLTGNKFYYHEVIGFEIEDKRLGIFGKITSINDSTAQPLFEVLNGEVEMLIPMIDHFLVKIDRENKKVIMDLPEGLVEMYL; encoded by the coding sequence ATGCGTAAAGAAGATTGTTTTTATTTAGGTAAAATCGCTAAAAAATTTAGTTTCAAAGGTGAAGTCTTAGTCTATTTAGACACGGATGAACCTGAGTTATACGAAAATCTGGAATCAGTGTTTGTTGAACACAACAAACACTTGGTTCCTTTTTTTATTGAAAAAAGCTCTTTACATAAAAACGACTTTTTAAGAGTTAGTTTTGAAGATGTTAATACCGAAGAAGATGCAGACGCCTTAATCGGAAACGGTGTTTTCCTTCCTTTATCTATGCTGCCAAAACTTACTGGCAACAAATTCTACTATCATGAAGTTATTGGTTTTGAAATTGAAGACAAACGTCTTGGTATTTTCGGCAAAATAACTTCGATAAATGATTCTACTGCTCAGCCACTTTTCGAAGTTTTAAATGGCGAAGTTGAAATGCTAATCCCAATGATTGACCATTTCTTGGTTAAAATTGATCGCGAAAACAAAAAAGTAATCATGGATCTTCCTGAAGGTCTTGTGGAGATGTATCTTTAA
- a CDS encoding 30S ribosomal protein S16, whose amino-acid sequence MSVKIRLQRHGKKGKPFYWVVAADARSKRDGRYLEKIGTYNPNTNPATVELNLDSAVKWLHNGAQPTDTARAILSYKGALLKHHLDGGVRKGALTQEQADAKLTAWLESKAGKVDAKKDGLSKAKADAKAKALKAEQEINAKRVADAAAAQAEAAAAEQAAEATEEVAEVEAEEAPAAEENNETTEA is encoded by the coding sequence ATGTCAGTAAAAATTAGATTACAAAGACACGGTAAAAAAGGAAAACCTTTTTACTGGGTAGTAGCTGCAGATGCACGCTCAAAAAGAGATGGTAGATACTTAGAGAAAATCGGTACTTACAATCCAAACACTAACCCAGCAACTGTTGAGTTAAACCTTGACAGCGCAGTTAAATGGTTACACAACGGTGCTCAACCAACTGATACTGCAAGAGCTATCCTTTCTTACAAAGGTGCTTTATTGAAACACCACCTTGATGGAGGAGTTCGTAAAGGTGCTTTAACACAAGAGCAAGCAGATGCTAAATTAACTGCTTGGTTAGAATCAAAAGCTGGAAAAGTTGATGCTAAAAAAGATGGTTTATCTAAAGCAAAAGCTGATGCTAAAGCAAAAGCTTTAAAAGCTGAGCAAGAAATCAACGCTAAACGTGTTGCTGATGCTGCTGCTGCACAAGCTGAAGCTGCTGCCGCTGAACAAGCTGCTGAGGCTACTGAAGAAGTTGCTGAAGTTGAAGCTGAAGAAGCTCCTGCTGCTGAAGAGAATAACGAAACAACTGAAGCATAA
- a CDS encoding alpha-isopropylmalate synthase regulatory domain-containing protein, with product MEKRKIEIMDTTLRDGEQTSGVSFSAAEKLTIAQLLLEELNIDRIEIASARVSEGEFQAVKGITSWAEERGYIDRIEVLTFVDGGVSIDWMKKAGAKVQNLLTKGSMNHLTHQLKKTPEQHFSEIAQIIALAKENNIETNVYLEDWSNGMRNSPDYVFQFLDFLATQPIKRVLLPDTLGVLIPSLTFEFISKIRAKYPQIHFDFHAHNDYDLSIANVMEAVKAGINGLHVTVNGMGERAGNAPLESTVAVINDYLPQVNINVKETSLYSVSKLVETFTGYRIPANKPIVGDNVFTQTAGIHADGDNKNNLYFNDLLPERFGRKRKYALGKTSGKANIEKNLQELGLKLNNEDLKLVTQRIIELGDKKETVTKEDLPYIISDVLDSHTYEEKITINSYMLVHSKGMRPSTTLSLNLNGEIIEENAQGDGQFDAFMNALSKIYKSKKLTLPKLIDYAVRIPPGSSSDALCETIITWTNNGKEFKTRGLDSDQTVAAIIATQKMLNIIT from the coding sequence ATGGAAAAAAGAAAAATTGAAATAATGGATACGACACTTCGTGATGGTGAACAAACATCTGGAGTTTCATTTTCTGCTGCAGAAAAACTGACCATTGCGCAATTGTTGCTGGAGGAATTAAATATTGATAGAATCGAGATTGCTTCTGCCCGCGTGAGCGAAGGAGAGTTTCAAGCCGTAAAAGGCATTACTTCATGGGCTGAAGAACGTGGTTACATTGACAGAATCGAAGTTCTGACATTTGTTGACGGAGGCGTTTCAATTGACTGGATGAAAAAAGCTGGTGCCAAAGTACAGAATTTATTGACCAAAGGTTCAATGAATCACTTAACGCATCAATTAAAGAAAACTCCAGAACAGCATTTTTCTGAAATCGCTCAAATCATTGCTTTAGCTAAAGAAAACAATATAGAAACCAATGTTTATCTGGAAGACTGGAGCAACGGAATGCGAAATTCTCCTGATTATGTATTTCAATTTTTGGATTTCTTAGCAACACAACCAATCAAAAGAGTTTTACTTCCAGATACTTTAGGAGTTTTAATTCCTTCTCTGACTTTTGAATTTATTTCGAAAATCAGAGCAAAATATCCGCAAATTCACTTTGATTTCCATGCACACAATGACTACGACTTAAGCATTGCTAATGTCATGGAAGCCGTAAAAGCGGGAATCAACGGACTTCACGTAACGGTAAACGGAATGGGAGAACGTGCTGGAAATGCACCTCTTGAAAGTACTGTTGCTGTAATTAATGACTATTTGCCACAAGTAAACATCAACGTAAAAGAAACTTCTCTGTATTCTGTAAGTAAACTTGTTGAGACTTTTACAGGTTATAGAATTCCTGCCAATAAGCCTATTGTAGGAGATAATGTTTTCACACAAACAGCTGGAATTCATGCTGACGGAGACAATAAAAACAATCTTTATTTTAATGATCTTCTTCCAGAACGTTTTGGAAGAAAAAGAAAATACGCTCTAGGAAAAACTTCTGGAAAAGCCAATATTGAAAAAAATCTTCAGGAATTAGGATTAAAATTAAACAACGAAGATTTGAAATTGGTTACCCAAAGAATTATCGAATTGGGGGACAAAAAAGAAACCGTAACCAAAGAAGATCTTCCATACATTATTTCGGATGTTCTGGACAGTCATACTTACGAAGAAAAAATAACTATAAATTCTTATATGCTAGTTCATTCTAAAGGAATGCGCCCATCTACGACTTTATCTTTAAATTTAAACGGAGAAATAATCGAAGAAAACGCACAAGGAGACGGTCAGTTCGATGCCTTTATGAATGCTTTATCAAAGATTTACAAAAGCAAGAAACTTACGCTTCCAAAATTAATCGATTATGCCGTGAGAATCCCACCGGGAAGTAGTTCTGATGCGTTGTGCGAAACCATTATTACATGGACAAACAACGGAAAAGAATTCAAAACCCGAGGATTAGATTCAGATCAAACCGTTGCAGCGATTATTGCAACGCAAAAAATGCTTAATATAATTACCTAA
- a CDS encoding RNA recognition motif domain-containing protein, which produces MNIFVGSLPFSIEEADLRESFEAYGTVDSVKIITDKFTGRSKGFGFVEMPNDNEAQKAIDELNGAVVAGRTIVVNKSEPKPEGERRSFNNNRGGNDRGGYGNNRGGNDRGNRGGY; this is translated from the coding sequence ATGAATATTTTTGTTGGAAGCCTTCCATTCAGTATTGAGGAAGCAGATTTAAGAGAGTCTTTTGAGGCTTATGGAACAGTTGACTCTGTTAAAATTATTACTGATAAATTTACTGGAAGAAGTAAAGGCTTTGGTTTTGTTGAAATGCCAAATGATAATGAGGCTCAAAAAGCTATCGACGAATTGAACGGTGCTGTTGTTGCAGGACGTACAATCGTTGTGAACAAATCTGAGCCAAAACCAGAAGGCGAAAGAAGAAGTTTTAATAACAATCGTGGTGGAAATGACCGCGGTGGTTACGGAAACAACCGTGGTGGAAATGACCGCGGAAACAGAGGAGGATATTAA
- a CDS encoding DUF6252 family protein, translating into MKKYFCFLSLLLLVVSCTSEDVTSNNKAFQALKDNVFWRAQVFQASIEADGIFTIEGSLDSDQIRFQIPEPAKKTYVLGVDDDTKAVYKKTYKGQEAEFSTGTGKGNGEIIITEYNSIDNTISGTFKFTAVNADADAEKQTIHFSEGVFYKIPVTAEHSIVAANN; encoded by the coding sequence ATGAAAAAATACTTTTGTTTTTTATCACTTTTACTACTAGTTGTATCCTGCACATCAGAGGATGTGACGTCTAATAATAAAGCTTTTCAAGCCTTAAAAGATAATGTTTTTTGGAGAGCACAAGTTTTTCAAGCCAGTATAGAGGCCGATGGGATTTTTACTATTGAAGGTTCTTTAGATTCCGATCAGATAAGATTTCAGATTCCTGAACCAGCTAAGAAAACGTATGTTTTAGGTGTGGATGATGATACGAAAGCTGTTTATAAGAAAACATATAAAGGACAAGAAGCAGAATTTAGTACTGGAACTGGCAAAGGAAATGGAGAAATTATCATTACAGAATATAATTCAATCGACAATACCATTTCGGGCACGTTTAAATTTACGGCGGTTAATGCTGATGCTGATGCTGAAAAACAAACAATTCATTTTTCAGAAGGAGTCTTCTATAAAATTCCTGTAACAGCAGAACATAGCATTGTTGCTGCAAATAATTAA
- the leuD gene encoding 3-isopropylmalate dehydratase small subunit: MAYDKFNILTSSAVPLPIENVDTDQIIPARFLKATKREGFGDNLFRDWRYNGDDTPKADFVLNNPTYSGKILVGGKNFGSGSSREHAAWAVYDYGFRAVVSSFFADIFKGNCLNIGVLPVQISPEFLANIFKAIEADPNTELEINLPNQTITLLSTGEQESFAINGYKKNNMINGFDDIDYLQNMKEDIKAFADKLPY, translated from the coding sequence ATGGCATACGATAAATTTAATATACTTACCAGCAGTGCAGTGCCACTGCCAATTGAGAACGTAGATACAGATCAAATCATTCCTGCTCGTTTCTTAAAAGCTACAAAACGTGAAGGTTTTGGAGACAACCTTTTTAGAGATTGGAGATATAACGGAGACGACACTCCAAAAGCTGATTTCGTTTTAAATAACCCAACTTACAGTGGAAAAATTCTTGTTGGAGGAAAAAACTTCGGTTCAGGATCTTCTAGAGAGCACGCTGCTTGGGCAGTTTACGATTACGGATTCCGTGCTGTAGTTTCTAGTTTCTTTGCAGATATCTTCAAAGGAAACTGTTTAAATATTGGTGTTTTGCCAGTACAAATCAGCCCTGAATTTTTAGCAAATATTTTCAAAGCTATCGAAGCTGATCCAAATACAGAATTAGAAATCAATCTTCCAAACCAAACGATTACTTTATTATCAACTGGTGAGCAAGAATCATTTGCTATTAATGGTTACAAAAAAAATAACATGATTAATGGTTTTGACGATATTGATTATTTACAAAACATGAAGGAAGATATTAAGGCTTTCGCCGATAAACTTCCGTACTAA